From the genome of Burkholderiales bacterium, one region includes:
- a CDS encoding Uma2 family endonuclease has product MGEPLTFQQGLAVTGKHPLTVMDFARMAEVGILREDDRVELIEGELIDMAPIGPGHIGAIALLTKMMVVAAADKAVVSVQSSILLSDRSQPQPDLVLLKARADYYRHALPAPADILLLIEVADTSIEYDRDIKLPLYGKSGVPEVWLVNLKDEAIEIHQEPGMKGYQRILRPDGDKVISPLLFSDFSLSVKQLFSPSAA; this is encoded by the coding sequence ATGGGCGAACCGCTTACATTCCAGCAAGGCCTCGCCGTAACGGGGAAACATCCACTTACGGTGATGGATTTTGCTCGTATGGCGGAGGTCGGCATTCTGCGCGAGGACGACAGGGTCGAACTGATCGAGGGAGAGCTGATCGACATGGCGCCAATCGGGCCCGGACATATAGGCGCCATCGCCTTGCTGACCAAGATGATGGTCGTCGCGGCAGCGGATAAAGCAGTGGTCAGCGTGCAAAGTTCGATCCTGCTGAGCGACCGTTCCCAGCCGCAGCCCGATCTTGTTCTTCTCAAGGCGCGCGCCGATTATTATCGCCATGCGCTTCCGGCCCCTGCCGACATCCTTCTGCTGATCGAAGTCGCCGACACCTCGATCGAATACGATCGCGATATCAAGCTTCCGCTTTATGGGAAAAGCGGCGTTCCTGAAGTCTGGCTTGTCAACCTCAAGGATGAAGCGATCGAGATTCATCAAGAACCGGGCATGAAAGGGTACCAGCGCATACTGCGACCCGACGGTGACAAGGTCATCTCGCCGCTTTTGTTTTCCGATTTCAGTCTGAGCGTGAAGCAGTTGTTTTCGCCATCCGCGGCTTGA
- a CDS encoding YajQ family cyclic di-GMP-binding protein, with translation MPSFDIVSEIDKQELRNAVDQANKEIATRFDFKGSDARIEQAEYVLSVYADDDFKLKQVLDILHGKLAKRSIDVRSMDMGKIEKVSGNKVKQTIAMKVGVESERAKKIVKLLKDSKLKVQASIQGDAVRVTGAKRDNLQEAIALIKKSVTDFPLQFQNFRD, from the coding sequence ATGCCCTCATTCGACATCGTTTCGGAAATCGACAAGCAGGAGTTGCGCAACGCCGTCGATCAGGCCAACAAGGAAATTGCGACGCGCTTCGATTTCAAAGGCTCGGACGCGCGCATCGAACAGGCGGAATACGTGCTGAGTGTTTACGCCGACGACGACTTCAAATTGAAACAGGTGCTCGACATCCTCCATGGAAAGCTGGCCAAGCGCAGCATCGACGTGCGCTCGATGGACATGGGCAAGATCGAGAAGGTCAGCGGCAACAAGGTCAAGCAAACGATCGCGATGAAAGTCGGCGTCGAGTCGGAACGCGCCAAGAAAATCGTCAAGCTCTTGAAGGACAGCAAACTCAAGGTGCAGGCGAGCATACAGGGCGACGCGGTGCGCGTGACCGGGGCGAAACGCGACAACCTGCAGGAGGCGATTGCGCTGATCAAGAAATCGGTGACGGATTTTCCCTTGCAGTTTCAGAATTTCAGGGATTGA